Proteins encoded by one window of Desulfobacterales bacterium:
- a CDS encoding hydrogenase iron-sulfur subunit: MENFEPVIIAFCCHYCAYTAADMAGSKRIEYPANVKIIRVPCSGKVDAIHIMKALEKGADGVYVAGCLTGDCHFKNGNINAERRVTYLKKLLDDIGIGGERIEMVYMSAGMGEKFALIAAEFTEKIRKLGPNPVKNALNIKRSA; encoded by the coding sequence ATGGAAAACTTTGAACCAGTAATTATAGCATTTTGCTGCCATTACTGCGCTTATACCGCAGCAGATATGGCTGGAAGCAAAAGAATAGAATATCCTGCCAATGTTAAAATTATAAGAGTACCTTGTTCAGGAAAAGTAGATGCAATTCATATCATGAAAGCACTTGAAAAAGGAGCTGATGGCGTTTATGTTGCAGGCTGCTTGACAGGCGATTGCCACTTTAAAAATGGAAATATAAACGCTGAACGAAGAGTTACTTATTTAAAAAAATTACTCGATGACATCGGCATTGGAGGAGAAAGAATTGAAATGGTATATATGTCTGCTGGGATGGGCGAAAAATTCGCTTTGATCGCTGCTGAATTTACTGAAAAAATTCGAAAGCTTGGACCTAATCCAGTTAAAAATGCTTTAAATATTAAAAGATCAGCTTAA
- a CDS encoding CoB--CoM heterodisulfide reductase iron-sulfur subunit A family protein, giving the protein MQEKKMFQKNNKVLVVGGGVAGIRASLDIAESGGDVVLIDKAHSIGGLMTQLDRTFPTNNCDLCTISPNLSESGRNLHMELLTMTEFSDVKGEAGNFEATIISKPRYIDLEKCTACGECYKNFPEWVSFTPGLDHRAPTCMRYPQATPQAFSINIENNPNFDELETICKPKAIIRNDSEKTKTIQVGAIVLCPGASLFDPKILDNFGKGQYPDIVTSLEYERILSASGPTQGNLTRLSDGKPPKKIAWIQCVGSRSLQNNAESYCSSVCCMFALKEAMVTKERFHDDIETTIFYMDIRTFGKGYEEYLNRAINQYGVKLVRSRPHSIIRNDETGDLLISHSLFGEAGLKTSAFDMVVLATGFKLSGDTVELSKKMGLELNHHNFIKTLNFSPVATSKPGIFVCGIYESPKDIPETMVQASAAACSALLTIDKGLKLAKAPKTDEQPKDEFDDYVEDEFPMERDVTNEEPKIGVFICDCGLNIGNVIDVNKLSNYVSTIPNVATTKMVGHGCSRESLYIIKKTIESEKLNRIVIGGCSPRTHEKKFQDILQKSGINKYLLEIANLRDQDTWVHMNKPVEAFKKAKELMSMAIEGVKIAKPLKDHLLPINKDVLVVGGGVAGMTAALALANQGLKIYLVEISPELGGFAKNIRKSIEGEDIKSQVENLVQKTTNHENIQVLTRSIIVDHHGLPGLFTTGIQTGPRLQYRQISHGVTIIATGAMANRPQKYLLGEHKAVMNQLDLEKLIYDTPESVKSWQNVVMIQCVGSRDETNPNCSRICCQAAVKNALKLIETNPSVQVFMLYRDMRTFGFYEDYYREARNKGVIFIEYEKPEIPTVNEYGDKVEVTFKEQIIGRKISVVADSLILSTGFIANDEGNEDLSMIFKLPRTDDGYFLEEHIKLRPVDLPVPGFFVAGTAHAPKTVKESITQGLAAAGRALTMLSREHINLGAQIAKVDGKKCAACLICVRACPFGIPYINQEGYSEIDPSKCHGCGVCSAECPAKAIQLFQFEDDQIMAKLDGLFERMI; this is encoded by the coding sequence ATGCAAGAGAAAAAGATGTTTCAGAAAAATAATAAAGTACTTGTTGTTGGAGGAGGAGTCGCAGGTATTCGTGCATCATTGGATATTGCTGAAAGCGGTGGAGATGTTGTCCTTATTGATAAAGCCCATTCAATAGGCGGCTTAATGACCCAGCTCGATAGAACATTTCCTACTAATAACTGTGATTTATGCACTATCTCTCCCAATTTGTCAGAAAGCGGTCGAAATCTGCACATGGAACTTTTAACTATGACTGAATTTTCTGATGTTAAAGGAGAAGCTGGAAATTTTGAAGCAACAATTATAAGCAAGCCCAGATATATTGATTTAGAAAAATGTACGGCTTGTGGAGAATGTTATAAAAATTTTCCAGAGTGGGTTAGCTTTACTCCAGGTTTAGACCATCGAGCTCCAACTTGTATGCGATATCCCCAAGCTACTCCCCAAGCATTTTCAATTAATATTGAAAATAACCCTAACTTTGACGAATTAGAAACAATATGCAAACCCAAAGCCATTATTCGAAATGACTCTGAAAAGACGAAAACAATTCAAGTAGGAGCTATCGTATTATGTCCGGGAGCATCTTTATTTGACCCTAAAATTTTGGATAATTTCGGAAAAGGTCAATATCCTGACATTGTCACAAGCCTTGAATATGAAAGGATTCTTTCGGCTTCAGGCCCAACTCAGGGAAATTTAACAAGACTTTCTGATGGAAAACCTCCAAAAAAGATAGCATGGATTCAGTGCGTAGGTTCCAGAAGTCTTCAAAATAACGCAGAATCTTATTGCTCAAGTGTTTGCTGTATGTTTGCCCTTAAAGAAGCTATGGTTACTAAAGAAAGATTCCATGATGATATTGAAACTACAATATTTTATATGGATATAAGAACTTTTGGCAAGGGCTATGAAGAATATCTAAACAGAGCTATCAATCAATATGGAGTTAAACTCGTTCGAAGCAGACCTCATTCTATTATAAGGAACGATGAAACAGGCGATTTATTAATATCTCATTCATTATTCGGAGAAGCTGGGCTTAAAACTTCAGCCTTTGACATGGTAGTTCTTGCAACTGGTTTTAAATTGTCAGGAGATACAGTTGAACTCTCAAAAAAAATGGGTCTTGAACTAAATCACCATAATTTTATAAAAACATTAAACTTTTCACCTGTGGCGACATCTAAGCCTGGAATATTTGTTTGTGGCATTTATGAAAGCCCAAAAGATATCCCAGAAACAATGGTTCAAGCAAGTGCAGCTGCATGTAGCGCATTATTAACTATTGATAAAGGTTTAAAATTAGCAAAAGCACCTAAAACAGATGAACAGCCTAAAGATGAATTTGATGACTATGTTGAAGATGAATTTCCAATGGAAAGAGATGTAACAAATGAAGAACCAAAAATTGGTGTTTTCATTTGCGACTGCGGACTAAATATTGGAAATGTCATTGATGTAAATAAATTATCTAATTATGTATCAACCATCCCAAATGTTGCTACTACTAAAATGGTAGGTCATGGATGTAGTAGAGAATCTCTATATATAATCAAAAAAACAATTGAATCTGAAAAATTGAATAGAATCGTTATTGGAGGTTGTTCTCCTCGCACCCATGAAAAAAAATTTCAAGATATTCTTCAAAAATCCGGAATAAATAAATATCTTTTAGAAATCGCAAATTTAAGGGATCAAGATACTTGGGTTCATATGAATAAGCCCGTTGAGGCTTTCAAGAAAGCTAAAGAACTTATGAGTATGGCCATTGAAGGCGTAAAAATTGCAAAACCCCTTAAAGATCATTTATTACCGATTAATAAAGATGTTTTAGTGGTTGGCGGCGGAGTCGCTGGCATGACAGCAGCTCTTGCTTTAGCAAATCAGGGATTAAAAATCTATCTCGTTGAAATATCTCCAGAACTTGGAGGATTTGCAAAAAATATACGCAAATCAATAGAAGGAGAAGATATAAAATCTCAAGTAGAAAATTTAGTTCAAAAGACTACTAACCACGAAAACATTCAAGTATTAACTCGTTCTATTATAGTTGATCATCATGGTTTACCTGGTTTATTTACAACAGGTATACAAACCGGCCCAAGACTCCAATATCGACAAATCAGCCATGGAGTTACAATTATCGCCACAGGCGCTATGGCAAATAGGCCTCAAAAATATCTCTTAGGCGAACATAAAGCTGTAATGAATCAATTAGATTTAGAAAAACTCATTTACGACACTCCTGAAAGTGTTAAATCATGGCAAAATGTTGTTATGATTCAATGTGTTGGTTCAAGAGATGAAACAAATCCTAATTGTTCACGAATATGTTGCCAAGCAGCAGTAAAAAATGCTTTAAAACTTATAGAAACAAATCCTTCAGTCCAAGTATTCATGCTTTATAGAGATATGAGAACTTTTGGATTTTATGAAGATTATTATCGTGAAGCTCGAAATAAAGGCGTAATTTTTATAGAATACGAAAAACCTGAAATTCCAACTGTAAATGAATATGGAGATAAAGTTGAAGTTACATTTAAAGAACAAATAATAGGCCGTAAAATATCAGTTGTAGCAGATAGCCTTATTTTAAGCACAGGATTTATTGCCAATGATGAAGGAAATGAAGACTTATCAATGATATTTAAACTGCCAAGAACCGATGATGGATACTTTCTTGAGGAGCATATTAAACTAAGACCTGTAGATTTACCTGTTCCTGGCTTTTTTGTAGCTGGAACCGCTCATGCTCCAAAAACAGTAAAAGAAAGCATTACACAAGGATTAGCAGCGGCTGGTAGAGCTTTAACAATGTTGAGTAGAGAACATATTAATCTTGGAGCTCAAATCGCAAAGGTTGATGGTAAAAAATGTGCTGCTTGCTTGATTTGTGTGCGGGCATGTCCATTTGGAATACCTTATATTAATCAAGAAGGCTATTCAGAAATTGATCCTTCAAAATGCCATGGATGTGGCGTCTGCTCTGCTGAGTGCCCTGCGAAAGCTATTCAGCTCTTCCAATTTGAAGACGATCAGATCATGGCTAAATTAGACGGACTTTTTGAAAGGATGATATAA
- a CDS encoding methylenetetrahydrofolate reductase has product MSFKKRLISGEFVVLSEMNTPKGVDISEFITNARKVKGRVDAVIIPDMDSGVMKMSALAGGVLMQQQGIEAVIHTYCRDKNRLAIQGDLLAAHVLGVQNVLVVQGEPIENTDHRDAKPVYDLDETALFRVIQSLQEGADMGGFELKGAPTFFVGCSLGKYSDDASLDKEIEKAQEKIKAGARFVVTPYIFDVNHFAKDLEKIKTLGVPVIASVFLIKSVGIARYMAINEPGSRISEDLIKRIRKAPDRDTECLKIAGETVASLKKLVQGVVIVTLGWENRLPSILDYANI; this is encoded by the coding sequence ATGAGTTTTAAAAAAAGATTAATATCAGGCGAATTTGTTGTTTTATCAGAAATGAACACGCCTAAAGGAGTAGATATTTCGGAATTTATCACAAATGCCCGAAAGGTAAAAGGACGTGTTGACGCTGTTATTATACCGGATATGGATAGTGGAGTGATGAAAATGAGCGCATTAGCTGGCGGAGTTTTAATGCAACAGCAAGGCATAGAAGCAGTTATTCATACCTACTGCAGAGATAAAAATAGACTCGCTATTCAAGGGGACCTACTTGCTGCTCATGTTCTTGGAGTGCAAAATGTACTTGTAGTTCAAGGAGAACCTATTGAAAATACTGATCATAGGGATGCAAAACCTGTTTATGACTTAGACGAAACAGCTCTATTTCGTGTAATTCAGTCTCTTCAAGAAGGCGCAGACATGGGAGGTTTTGAACTGAAAGGCGCTCCTACTTTTTTTGTAGGTTGCTCCCTTGGTAAATATTCGGATGATGCTTCTTTAGACAAAGAAATTGAAAAGGCTCAAGAAAAAATCAAAGCAGGGGCTCGATTTGTTGTGACTCCTTATATTTTTGACGTTAACCATTTTGCTAAAGATTTAGAAAAAATTAAAACTCTCGGAGTTCCTGTTATTGCTTCTGTTTTTCTTATTAAATCAGTAGGTATAGCAAGATACATGGCGATAAATGAGCCTGGTAGCAGAATATCAGAAGATTTAATCAAAAGAATAAGAAAAGCCCCAGATCGCGATACAGAATGTCTCAAGATAGCTGGAGAAACTGTAGCAAGTTTAAAAAAACTTGTTCAAGGTGTAGTCATTGTAACTCTCGGATGGGAAAACCGTCTTCCTTCTATCCTTGATTATGCTAATATATAA
- a CDS encoding sigma 54-interacting transcriptional regulator yields the protein MIEWEVDKNWKTIVNTIQDGLMIINKEGTIVIVNRALESITGYSKDELIGLPCTVLNCDICDVLIEKDTEHWCTLFRTGGLSKKRCTFLRKDNRYIHVLKNATILKDNNDEVIGAVETVTDITGIIEKDIQIAEFQKKLRADDSFHGIIGVSSPIKKVFDLVANAAQSDAPVIIFGESGTGKELVSKAIHELSDNRNKPLIKVNCAALTESLLESELFGHVKGAFTGAYKDRIGRFEMAQDGYIFLDEIGDMPLSIQVKLLRVLEEKIIEKVGDNNPISVNVRIISATNKNLNELIQEGKFREDLYFRINVIPIHLPPLRNRIEDIPLLADNFFHRIKFKSGKNVQGISSEAMDALIKYPWPGNVRELRSAFEFAFVNSDDSFIRCRHLPNHICNFNYSFTSAKKIVSEDYKKNQLIDALKEAKGNQSVAAQILGISRVTVWNHIKKYNIKIKNDDF from the coding sequence ATGATTGAGTGGGAAGTAGATAAAAATTGGAAAACAATTGTTAATACCATCCAAGATGGTTTGATGATAATAAATAAGGAGGGTACTATTGTCATCGTTAATAGGGCTCTCGAAAGCATAACAGGCTATTCAAAGGATGAATTAATAGGTCTACCATGTACGGTTTTAAACTGTGATATATGTGATGTATTAATAGAAAAAGATACCGAACATTGGTGTACATTGTTCCGAACTGGCGGTTTAAGTAAAAAACGGTGTACTTTTTTAAGAAAGGACAATCGATATATCCATGTCCTTAAAAATGCTACTATTTTGAAAGATAACAATGATGAAGTGATCGGGGCAGTCGAAACAGTAACAGATATAACTGGTATTATTGAAAAAGATATTCAGATAGCTGAGTTTCAAAAAAAGCTCAGAGCAGATGATAGTTTTCATGGTATTATAGGCGTTTCTTCTCCTATAAAAAAAGTATTCGATTTGGTAGCTAATGCTGCACAATCAGATGCTCCGGTTATAATTTTTGGAGAAAGCGGAACAGGAAAGGAACTTGTTTCAAAAGCTATTCATGAATTAAGCGACAATAGAAATAAACCGCTTATTAAGGTAAATTGCGCTGCTTTAACTGAATCTTTACTTGAAAGTGAACTATTTGGTCATGTAAAAGGCGCTTTTACAGGAGCATATAAAGATAGAATAGGCAGATTTGAAATGGCGCAAGATGGATATATATTTTTAGACGAAATTGGAGATATGCCATTATCAATTCAAGTTAAGCTTTTACGCGTATTAGAGGAAAAAATTATAGAAAAGGTAGGAGATAATAATCCTATATCTGTAAATGTAAGAATTATTTCTGCTACAAATAAAAATTTGAATGAATTAATTCAGGAAGGAAAATTTAGAGAAGATTTATATTTTCGTATTAATGTAATACCAATTCATCTTCCGCCTCTTAGGAATAGGATTGAGGATATCCCTTTATTAGCTGATAATTTTTTTCATAGGATAAAGTTTAAAAGTGGTAAAAATGTTCAAGGAATAAGCTCAGAAGCTATGGATGCTTTAATTAAATATCCATGGCCAGGAAATGTTAGAGAACTTAGAAGTGCTTTTGAATTTGCCTTTGTAAACAGCGATGATTCTTTCATAAGGTGCCGTCATCTTCCTAATCATATATGCAATTTTAATTATAGTTTTACATCGGCGAAAAAAATTGTTAGCGAAGATTATAAAAAGAATCAACTGATAGATGCTCTTAAAGAGGCGAAAGGTAATCAGAGCGTAGCCGCTCAAATATTAGGAATTTCAAGGGTGACTGTTTGGAATCATATAAAAAAATATAATATAAAAATAAAAAATGATGACTTTTAA
- a CDS encoding RNA polymerase sigma factor, whose protein sequence is MDDEGQIIISILNGNKNDYAVLVNKYKTAIFNLAYRMTGDACASDDLAQEAFVKAYESLASFNITKKFFPWLFTIALNLIRTYLKKKKYLSFLPNFFKDDRQHPDLNLKIQEESEILAKLLQKLPISDREAIVLRFYDELSFEDVSKILNISLSSAKMRVYRGLKKLRIFMEKI, encoded by the coding sequence ATGGATGATGAAGGACAAATAATTATTTCTATATTAAACGGCAACAAAAATGATTATGCTGTTTTAGTGAATAAATATAAAACAGCTATTTTTAACTTGGCCTATCGTATGACAGGAGATGCTTGCGCATCAGACGATTTAGCGCAGGAAGCCTTTGTTAAAGCCTACGAATCGTTAGCTTCCTTTAATATAACTAAAAAATTTTTCCCATGGCTTTTTACAATAGCTCTTAACTTAATAAGAACTTATTTAAAAAAGAAAAAATATTTATCCTTTTTGCCTAATTTTTTTAAAGATGACAGACAGCACCCTGATTTGAATCTAAAAATCCAAGAAGAATCAGAAATATTAGCAAAATTACTGCAAAAATTACCGATTTCGGATAGAGAAGCTATAGTATTGAGATTTTATGATGAGCTTTCATTTGAAGATGTCTCTAAAATCTTAAATATATCTTTAAGCTCAGCCAAAATGAGGGTTTATAGAGGATTAAAAAAACTGAGGATTTTTATGGAAAAAATTTAA
- a CDS encoding cytosolic protein yields MECKSEKNLKSCNCTYEPCSRKGICCECLKYHLKSRQLPACCFPKDAEITYDRSFEHFARLVKEKKI; encoded by the coding sequence ATGGAATGTAAAAGCGAAAAAAATTTAAAATCATGTAACTGTACTTATGAGCCTTGCTCCCGTAAAGGTATATGCTGTGAATGTTTAAAATATCATTTAAAGAGTAGACAGCTTCCAGCTTGCTGCTTTCCAAAGGATGCTGAAATAACGTATGATAGGTCATTTGAACATTTTGCTCGACTCGTAAAAGAAAAAAAAATTTAA
- a CDS encoding TRAP transporter large permease subunit, with protein MILLGVAIIIIMALLGAPVFIVISAFAMLGFFVGDVPISAMIVDIYDTFANKPLLYIIPFFTFAGYILAESKSSYRLVNLSKAILGWLPGGFAVVALICCAFFTAFTGASGVTIIALGGILLPALIDEKYPEKFSLGLLTTSGSLGLLFPPSLPIILYGAVSSLNIKQLFAAGFIPGVFLILILSIYGMFIAVKSNVPRVRFSFKELFKSVNDAKWELFIPVFVIIGIFGGFLTLGEIAALTCVYSLIIEIFIYKDIKISDVPSIVKKSMIMVGGILIVMGAAFGLTNYMVDAQIPMALLNFMKGFISSKFVFLIMLNIFLLIVGCFLDIYSAIFVVVPLIIPIANNFDVNPVHLGIIFLTNLEIGYSTPPVGMNLFISCLRFNKPVFALYKASIPFLIVLIIGLLIITYAPWLSIGIIELYDIK; from the coding sequence TTGATTCTTTTAGGAGTAGCTATAATTATTATAATGGCTCTTTTAGGAGCCCCAGTATTTATTGTAATTTCAGCTTTTGCAATGCTTGGATTCTTTGTAGGCGATGTACCTATTTCTGCCATGATAGTTGATATCTACGATACATTTGCAAATAAACCTCTTCTTTATATTATTCCTTTTTTTACCTTTGCTGGATATATTCTTGCTGAAAGCAAATCATCCTACAGGCTTGTTAATTTATCAAAGGCTATACTTGGATGGCTTCCAGGAGGTTTTGCGGTTGTAGCTTTAATATGCTGCGCTTTTTTTACAGCCTTTACAGGAGCATCAGGAGTTACAATAATAGCCCTCGGAGGTATTCTTTTGCCAGCATTAATCGATGAAAAATATCCAGAGAAATTTTCTTTAGGGCTTCTTACAACTTCTGGCAGTCTCGGACTTCTTTTTCCACCAAGCCTTCCGATTATTCTTTATGGCGCGGTATCCTCATTAAACATAAAACAGCTTTTTGCGGCGGGTTTTATTCCTGGAGTATTTTTAATATTAATTCTTTCAATTTATGGAATGTTCATTGCTGTAAAATCCAATGTACCTCGAGTAAGATTTTCTTTTAAAGAACTTTTTAAATCGGTTAATGATGCCAAATGGGAGCTATTTATTCCTGTTTTTGTTATTATAGGCATTTTTGGAGGCTTTTTAACATTAGGTGAAATTGCCGCTTTAACCTGTGTATATTCCCTTATAATTGAAATTTTTATTTATAAGGATATTAAAATTAGCGATGTCCCGAGCATAGTTAAAAAAAGCATGATAATGGTCGGAGGGATTCTGATTGTAATGGGAGCAGCTTTTGGGCTTACAAATTATATGGTTGATGCTCAAATTCCAATGGCTCTTTTAAATTTTATGAAAGGTTTTATATCATCTAAATTTGTTTTTCTTATTATGCTTAATATATTTCTTTTAATTGTTGGATGCTTTCTTGATATATATTCAGCTATCTTTGTAGTTGTTCCATTAATAATACCTATTGCTAACAACTTTGATGTAAATCCTGTTCATCTTGGAATAATATTCCTTACAAATTTAGAAATTGGCTATTCAACTCCTCCGGTAGGTATGAATCTTTTTATTTCTTGCTTACGATTTAACAAACCTGTATTTGCTTTATATAAAGCATCAATACCTTTTTTAATTGTGTTAATTATAGGCCTTTTAATAATAACCTATGCTCCATGGCTCAGTATTGGCATTATTGAACTCTATGACATAAAATAA
- a CDS encoding TRAP transporter small permease encodes MVKLNNSNSKISFINILLKAEELLLAFFLIIMILLVVSQVFLRYLFNTGIPGSDTIVRPLVLWIGFLGAGIATREDGHIKIEAISRNLPSTIKNIVEIIVNIFSIIICFFLIYASISFVTIEYEGGNNLPFLEVPVWIIQIILPIGFFIICLRFIIKTFTSFTKIIKRRNS; translated from the coding sequence ATGGTAAAACTAAATAATTCAAACTCTAAAATTTCATTTATTAATATTCTGTTAAAAGCTGAAGAACTTTTATTAGCTTTTTTTTTAATAATAATGATTTTACTTGTTGTTTCCCAAGTTTTTCTTAGATATTTATTTAATACAGGGATTCCAGGCTCTGACACAATAGTGCGGCCTCTTGTTTTATGGATTGGCTTTTTAGGAGCAGGTATAGCTACAAGAGAAGACGGACATATAAAAATTGAGGCGATATCAAGAAATTTACCTTCTACCATCAAAAATATAGTTGAAATCATAGTAAATATATTTTCCATAATAATATGCTTTTTTCTAATATATGCATCTATAAGCTTTGTAACAATAGAGTATGAAGGTGGAAACAACCTGCCTTTTTTAGAAGTTCCAGTATGGATAATACAAATAATTCTTCCGATTGGCTTTTTTATTATTTGCTTAAGGTTTATTATAAAAACATTTACAAGCTTTACTAAAATTATAAAAAGGAGGAATTCTTGA
- the dctP gene encoding TRAP transporter substrate-binding protein DctP gives MESRKILLVILFLFYFYFNSVEVKAQAKVTIKMATLAPKGSTMMDIMEEYLSEIRQQTNNEVDFKIYWGGQQGDEKNVLRKMRIGQLHGGAFTGSGLGQIVPEIRVTEIPFLFRNAEEVAYVRKKLEAPMNKYCEDRGLIVLGWYDIGFLYGFSNVPVNSLEVLRKQKCWAPSDDPLAIASFEALGLTPIPLSFTDVLTSVSTNLINTAAMTPFGAVAFHWYAKFKYMSDYPIMNLIGAAVVSKNIWDKISKESQQKILEISKDYINRFTKDSENLNNKGIEVLKKEGVEIIHFEQEGSAGDFYEEAGKKARESQIGKLYSKELLDKALLYVDEYRKNNPESKFAIIK, from the coding sequence ATGGAAAGTAGAAAAATACTTTTAGTAATTTTATTTTTGTTTTATTTTTATTTTAATTCCGTAGAAGTTAAAGCTCAAGCAAAGGTTACAATAAAAATGGCAACCCTTGCGCCAAAGGGCTCAACAATGATGGACATAATGGAAGAATATCTTTCCGAAATAAGGCAGCAAACAAATAATGAAGTTGATTTTAAAATATACTGGGGGGGCCAACAAGGAGATGAAAAAAATGTGCTTAGAAAAATGAGGATCGGTCAGCTTCATGGGGGCGCATTTACAGGTTCAGGCTTAGGTCAAATTGTTCCAGAAATTCGAGTAACAGAAATACCTTTTTTATTCAGGAACGCAGAAGAAGTAGCCTATGTAAGAAAAAAATTAGAAGCGCCTATGAACAAATACTGTGAAGATAGAGGTCTTATAGTTCTTGGCTGGTATGATATAGGTTTCTTATACGGTTTTTCAAATGTCCCAGTGAACTCTCTTGAAGTCTTACGAAAACAAAAATGCTGGGCCCCAAGCGATGATCCTTTAGCCATAGCTTCCTTTGAAGCTCTTGGATTAACGCCAATTCCCCTATCTTTTACTGATGTATTAACATCTGTATCAACTAATTTAATAAATACTGCTGCAATGACGCCTTTTGGAGCAGTTGCTTTTCATTGGTATGCAAAATTTAAATATATGTCCGACTATCCAATCATGAATCTTATCGGAGCTGCCGTTGTTTCAAAAAATATTTGGGATAAAATTTCAAAAGAAAGCCAACAAAAAATATTAGAAATCTCAAAAGACTATATAAACAGATTTACAAAAGACAGCGAAAATTTAAATAATAAAGGGATAGAAGTTTTAAAAAAAGAAGGAGTTGAAATTATACATTTTGAACAGGAAGGCAGCGCTGGCGATTTTTACGAAGAAGCTGGAAAAAAAGCAAGAGAAAGCCAGATTGGGAAGCTCTATTCAAAAGAACTTTTAGATAAAGCACTTTTATACGTTGATGAATATAGAAAGAATAACCCTGAAAGTAAATTTGCAATAATAAAATAA